In Leucobacter insecticola, one DNA window encodes the following:
- a CDS encoding siderophore-interacting protein, which yields MTSAPQPSVRKPKPTFTLEVIAQQWLSPSLVRVTFGGEGFALFEDRPETDKYIKLGFTTPAPESHPVTRTYTVRSVDHAARTIDVDFVVHGAEGLAGPWAESARAGEPIVMRGPGGGFRPDPAADRYLFVGDLSAVPAISAALESLNVGANVSVFIEVESEAAIPPMPAPLGVRVEWIVDPEHRTETLANRVREWGKPIDDVQIFAHGERESMKVLRRLVNGEWQLPRQRLSLSGYWARGRTEDRFQQEKREPIGQIFPES from the coding sequence ATGACCTCCGCCCCCCAGCCCTCCGTGAGAAAGCCAAAGCCCACCTTCACGCTGGAAGTGATCGCGCAGCAGTGGCTCTCACCGAGTCTCGTGCGCGTGACTTTTGGCGGCGAAGGATTTGCCCTGTTTGAGGATCGTCCAGAGACCGATAAGTACATCAAGCTCGGTTTCACGACGCCCGCGCCCGAGTCGCACCCCGTCACCCGCACCTACACCGTTCGTTCCGTGGATCACGCGGCACGCACGATCGACGTCGACTTCGTTGTGCATGGCGCGGAGGGGCTCGCGGGCCCCTGGGCCGAATCAGCACGCGCGGGTGAGCCGATTGTGATGCGCGGACCCGGCGGTGGCTTTCGCCCGGACCCGGCGGCGGATCGCTACCTGTTCGTCGGTGATCTCTCCGCTGTTCCCGCGATCTCAGCAGCTCTCGAGTCACTCAACGTGGGCGCGAACGTTTCGGTGTTCATCGAGGTGGAATCGGAAGCGGCGATCCCGCCCATGCCTGCGCCACTCGGAGTGCGGGTGGAGTGGATCGTCGATCCCGAACACCGCACTGAGACGCTCGCCAACCGGGTGCGGGAATGGGGCAAGCCCATCGACGATGTGCAGATCTTCGCGCACGGCGAGCGCGAGTCCATGAAGGTTCTGCGCCGACTCGTGAACGGTGAGTGGCAGCTCCCCCGGCAGCGGCTGTCGCTCTCCGGGTATTGGGCGAGAGGCCGCACAGAAGATCGCTTCCAGCAGGAAAAGCGTGAACCGATCGGGCAGATCTTTCCTGAGAGTTAG
- a CDS encoding EamA family transporter, which yields MLFTQKVGDRFSGVSGLSLTLPIAAIIYAFVGVPQLIGTLDWRLLLIAAGLALLAPVLPFGLEMLALKRMTHTAFGTLMAVEPAVGVVLGLIVLRQVPDLFQIVGIVCVVLAGACAQRGGTRDPLPDPPPASPQE from the coding sequence ATGCTGTTCACGCAGAAGGTGGGGGATCGCTTCTCTGGGGTAAGTGGGCTCTCGCTCACCCTGCCGATCGCGGCCATCATCTACGCATTTGTGGGGGTACCGCAGCTCATCGGGACGCTCGACTGGCGCTTGCTGCTCATCGCGGCTGGCCTCGCGCTCCTCGCACCCGTGCTGCCTTTCGGGCTCGAAATGCTCGCGCTCAAGCGCATGACCCACACCGCGTTCGGCACCCTGATGGCGGTCGAGCCCGCCGTTGGGGTGGTGCTTGGGCTCATCGTGCTGCGGCAGGTGCCCGACCTGTTCCAGATCGTCGGCATCGTGTGTGTGGTGCTCGCGGGGGCTTGCGCGCAACGCGGCGGCACGCGGGATCCGCTGCCGGATCCGCCTCCGGCTTCACCTCAGGAGTAA
- a CDS encoding flavin reductase family protein: MLKQTSAWDPRPHPARQHIGAATMQRNAHTAVLSDPARESTPESRLVRPAPVLFDEREYRDAVGAFASGVTVITTQGPAGPVGFTCQSFYSVSIDPPLVSFSIARTSQSLRSLRAHRNVVINFLGSQQRELSGQFARSGTDKWQGVSWHPSECNGAPTLDGVIGWVAGEIEREIEAGDHLIFLVRVDGLSTNPAHDPLVFYRGRYRDIDC; this comes from the coding sequence GTGCTGAAGCAGACTTCGGCGTGGGATCCCCGACCTCACCCCGCACGACAACACATCGGAGCCGCAACCATGCAACGAAACGCGCACACCGCAGTGCTGAGTGATCCCGCACGGGAGAGCACCCCAGAATCTCGTCTTGTTCGCCCGGCTCCCGTGCTGTTCGATGAGCGCGAGTACCGCGACGCGGTGGGCGCGTTCGCTTCCGGGGTAACCGTGATCACCACGCAGGGCCCGGCCGGCCCAGTGGGATTCACCTGCCAGTCGTTTTACAGTGTCTCCATTGATCCGCCGCTCGTGTCTTTTTCGATCGCGCGCACCTCGCAGAGTCTGCGGTCATTGCGGGCGCATCGCAACGTTGTCATCAATTTCCTCGGCTCTCAGCAGCGGGAGCTGAGCGGGCAGTTCGCGAGATCCGGAACCGACAAATGGCAAGGAGTCTCGTGGCACCCGTCCGAGTGCAACGGCGCACCCACGCTGGACGGCGTCATTGGATGGGTGGCGGGTGAGATTGAGCGCGAGATTGAGGCGGGGGATCACCTCATCTTCCTCGTGCGGGTGGACGGGCTGTCGACCAATCCCGCGCACGATCCGCTCGTGTTTTACCGTGGCAGGTATCGCGACATCGACTGCTAG